A genomic region of Zalophus californianus isolate mZalCal1 chromosome 1, mZalCal1.pri.v2, whole genome shotgun sequence contains the following coding sequences:
- the DUSP7 gene encoding dual specificity protein phosphatase 7 → MKNQLRGPPARAHMSASGASAAGDTGAGSEPGAGSGCGASTGAGAATGAGAMPCKSAEWLQEELEARGGASLLLLDCRPHELFESSHIETAINLAIPGLMLRRLRKGNLPIRSIIPNHADKERFATRCKAATVLLYDEATAEWQPEPGAPASVLGLLLQKLRDDGCQAYYLQGGFNKFQTEYSEHCETNVDSSSSPSGSPPTSVLGLGGLRISSDCSDGESDRELPSSATESDGSPVPSSQPAFPVQILPYLYLGCAKDSTNLDVLGKYGIKYILNVTPNLPNAFEHGGEFTYKQIPISDHWSQNLSQFFPEAISFIDEARSKKCGVLVHCLAGISRSVTVTVAYLMQKMNLSLNDAYDFVKRKKSNISPNFNFMGQLLDFERTLGLSSPCDNHAPSEQLYFSTPANHNLFPLNTLEST, encoded by the exons ATGAAAAACCAGCTCCGCGGCCCCCCAGCGCGGGCGCACATGTCGGCCTCGGGGGCGTCGGCTGCTGGGGACACCGGGGCGGGGTCGGAGCCCGGTGCGGGGTCCGGGTGCGGCGCTAGCACCGGCGCGGGAGCGGCGACGGGTGCGGGGGCCATGCCCTGCAAGAGCGCCGAGTGGCTGCAGGAGGAGCTGGAGGCGCGCGGCGGCGCGTCCCTGCTGCTGCTCGACTGCCGGCCGCACGAGCTCTTCGAGTCGTCGCACATCGAGACGGCCATCAACCTGGCCATCCCGGGCCTCATGCTGCGCCGCCTGCGCAAGGGCAACCTGCCCATCCGCTCCATCATCCCCAACCACGCCGACAAGGAGCGCTTCGCCACGCGCTGCAAGGCGGCCACCGTGCTGCTCTACGACGAGGCCACGGCCGAGTGGCAGCCCGAGCCCGGCGCTCCCGCCTCGGTGCTTGGCCTGCTCCTGCAAAAGCTACGCGACGACGGCTGCCAGGCCTACTACCTCCAAG GTGGTTTCAACAAGTTCCAGACAGAGTATTCAGAGCATTGCGAGACCAACGTGGACAGCTCGTCCTCACCAAGTGGCTCACCACCCACCTCAGTGCTGGGCCTGGGGGGCCTGCGGATCAGCTCTGACTGCTCAGATGGGGAGTCAGACCGAGAGCTGCCCAGCAGTGCCACTGAGTCGGACGGCAGCCCTGTGCCATCCAGCCAACCAGCCTTCCCCGTCCAGATCCTGCCCTACCTCTACCTCGGCTGCGCCAAGGACTCCACTAACCTGGACGTGCTCGGCAAGTACGGCATCAAGTATATCCTCAATGTCACGCCTAACCTGCCCAACGCCTTTGAGCACGGTGGCGAGTTCACCTATAAGCAGATCCCCATCTCTGACCACTGGAGCCAGAACCTCTCCCAGTTCTTCCCCGAGGCCATCAGCTTCATTG ACGAGGCCCGCTCCAAGAAGTGTGGTGTCCTGGTGCACTGCCTGGCAGGGATCAGCCGCTCGGTGACGGTCACCGTGGCCTACCTGATGCAGAAGATGAACCTGTCGCTCAATGACGCCTACGACTTCGTCAAGAGGAAAAAGTCCAACATCTCGCCCAACTTCAACTTTATGGGGCAGCTGCTGGATTTCGAGCGGACGCTGGGGCTGAGCAGCCCGTGTGACAACCACGCCCCCAGTGAGCAGCTCTACTTCTCCACGCCCGCCAACCACAACCTGTTCCCGCTCAACACCCTTGAGTCCACGTGA